The Hymenobacter baengnokdamensis genome includes a region encoding these proteins:
- a CDS encoding YoaK family protein, protein MADSTSPPAAGPLAGLSFTLTLVALAGYVDAVSYLRFQGLFVSFMSGNTTSLGVAIAQQNAAKAGELAGVVGLFIGGVLLGTLLHYRAGRWGNTCILLLTAALLLLAHTVPAATIAGLTLGMGTLNASVHQVGRIKVSLTFVTGTLVRMGTGLAEWLSGRAPAQDWLWPGTLWLAFLTGALSGAATLRHQPTRVLLLAAGLSLALALVARRARGIA, encoded by the coding sequence ATGGCTGATTCTACTTCACCCCCGGCGGCCGGCCCCCTGGCCGGCCTGAGCTTTACGCTGACCCTGGTAGCGCTGGCCGGCTACGTCGATGCGGTGAGCTACCTGCGCTTTCAGGGGCTGTTCGTGTCGTTTATGAGCGGCAACACAACGTCGCTGGGCGTGGCCATTGCGCAGCAAAACGCGGCTAAAGCCGGCGAGCTGGCCGGCGTGGTGGGCTTATTTATTGGGGGCGTGCTGCTGGGCACGCTGCTGCACTACCGCGCCGGCCGCTGGGGCAACACGTGTATATTACTACTGACTGCCGCCCTGCTGCTGCTTGCCCACACTGTGCCGGCCGCTACTATCGCGGGCCTCACCCTGGGCATGGGCACGCTCAATGCCTCGGTGCATCAGGTGGGGCGCATCAAGGTCAGCCTCACGTTTGTGACGGGCACGCTGGTGCGCATGGGGACCGGCCTGGCCGAGTGGCTGAGCGGGCGCGCGCCGGCGCAAGACTGGCTCTGGCCCGGCACGCTCTGGCTGGCGTTTCTGACCGGGGCGCTGAGCGGAGCCGCTACGCTGCGGCACCAACCCACGCGGGTACTGCTTCTGGCCGCCGGCCTAAGCCTGGCGCTGGCCCTGGTAGCGCGCCGCGCGCGGGGCATCGCGTAG
- a CDS encoding pectate lyase family protein, protein MATSWALRLSGPGVAAPPLAFPGVEGAGRFTTGGRGTAAVPTTVLEVTNLLDDNKPGSLRYAVELSEAKAPSRTIVFRVSGTIHLLSPLTISKSNTTIAGQTAPGGGICLADYTVQIKATNVIVRFMRFRLGDKNQNQGFVDGAGGDDAFGGLRNHRLVIDHCSMSWSTDEAFSVYEGDSTTLSWNLIGPPLNYSYHYEKGDTDFEHHGFGGIWGGQHASMHHNLFVHCNSRTPRFNGSRYTHAAGYENCDFRNNVIYDWGENNVYAGEGGNYNIVNNYYKPGPSTKEAVRTRVLNPYKVDKGNNPLPYGKFYLAGNYQEASAEVTRNNWRGVDMNGGTRADTVLSKVTTPFNFGPIPTETAAEAYESVLKGAGAVRPLRDTLDQRMVREVRTRTGRIIDVQGGYPHGTPYAVSRNAWPVLKQAPAPLDTDHDGMPDAWETAHQLNPRNAADRSKIGDSGYPMLEVYLAGLAVGK, encoded by the coding sequence ATGGCTACCAGCTGGGCCCTGCGCCTGAGCGGGCCGGGCGTGGCCGCCCCGCCGCTGGCTTTTCCGGGGGTTGAGGGCGCGGGGCGCTTCACCACGGGCGGGCGCGGCACGGCCGCGGTGCCCACCACGGTGCTCGAAGTTACCAATCTGCTCGATGATAACAAGCCCGGCAGCCTGCGCTACGCCGTGGAGCTGAGCGAGGCCAAGGCACCGAGCCGCACCATTGTGTTCCGGGTGTCGGGCACCATCCACTTGCTCTCGCCGCTCACCATCAGCAAATCCAACACCACCATTGCGGGCCAGACGGCCCCCGGGGGCGGCATCTGCCTGGCCGATTACACGGTGCAGATAAAAGCCACGAACGTGATTGTTCGCTTCATGCGGTTTCGGCTGGGCGATAAAAACCAGAACCAGGGCTTTGTGGATGGTGCGGGCGGCGACGATGCCTTCGGCGGCTTGCGCAACCACCGCCTCGTCATCGACCACTGCTCGATGAGCTGGAGCACCGACGAGGCTTTTTCGGTGTATGAGGGCGACAGCACCACGCTGAGCTGGAACCTCATCGGGCCGCCGCTCAACTACTCGTACCACTACGAGAAGGGCGATACCGACTTCGAGCACCACGGCTTCGGCGGCATCTGGGGCGGGCAGCATGCCAGCATGCACCACAACCTGTTTGTGCACTGCAACAGCCGCACGCCGCGCTTTAATGGCAGCCGCTACACCCACGCGGCGGGCTACGAAAACTGCGACTTCCGCAACAACGTTATTTACGACTGGGGCGAAAACAACGTGTATGCCGGCGAAGGCGGAAACTATAATATAGTAAATAACTATTATAAGCCCGGCCCCAGCACCAAGGAAGCCGTGCGTACCCGCGTGCTTAATCCGTACAAAGTTGATAAAGGCAACAATCCGTTGCCCTACGGGAAGTTTTACCTGGCCGGCAACTACCAGGAAGCCAGTGCCGAAGTAACGCGCAACAACTGGCGCGGCGTGGATATGAACGGCGGCACCCGCGCCGATACCGTTCTTTCCAAAGTCACGACGCCGTTCAACTTCGGCCCCATACCTACCGAAACCGCCGCCGAAGCCTACGAAAGCGTGCTGAAAGGCGCGGGTGCCGTGCGCCCCCTGCGCGATACCCTCGACCAGCGCATGGTGCGCGAGGTGCGCACCCGCACCGGCCGCATCATCGACGTGCAGGGCGGCTATCCACACGGCACGCCCTACGCGGTTTCGCGCAACGCCTGGCCCGTGCTGAAGCAGGCTCCCGCACCCCTCGACACCGACCACGATGGCATGCCCGACGCCTGGGAAACGGCCCACCAGCTCAACCCCCGGAACGCCGCCGACCGCAGTAAAATTGGGGATAGCGGATATCCTATGCTGGAGGTATACCTGGCCGGGCTAGCTGTGGGCAAATGA
- a CDS encoding transposase: protein MKAYSTDLRERVAAACQQGSRTIGEVAAQFSVSDSFVRKLRRRQRTSGSVAALPQRSGPAPFLNAAAQAQLAACLRQEPDATLAELCIWLAAIGGPAVSQTTLWRAVQALDWRRKKRASMPPNATRNG, encoded by the coding sequence ATGAAAGCTTATTCTACTGACTTGCGCGAACGCGTGGCGGCCGCTTGCCAGCAAGGTAGCCGCACGATTGGCGAAGTGGCCGCGCAGTTCAGCGTGTCGGATTCGTTTGTGCGCAAGTTGCGCCGACGCCAGCGCACGAGCGGTTCCGTGGCTGCTTTGCCGCAACGCAGTGGGCCAGCGCCGTTTCTGAACGCGGCGGCCCAAGCGCAGCTGGCGGCCTGTTTGCGCCAGGAGCCCGATGCCACGTTGGCGGAATTGTGTATTTGGCTGGCCGCCATCGGCGGTCCGGCAGTGAGCCAGACCACACTCTGGCGGGCGGTGCAGGCACTGGATTGGCGGCGAAAAAAAAGAGCGTCCATGCCGCCGAACGCGACACGCAACGGGTGA
- a CDS encoding IS630 family transposase, translating into MAAKKKSVHAAERDTQRVKELRRAFVEALQAEDFTCFKFVDETSTNLTYCRRYARAEGGQRARQATPLHGGPNVTLVAALTPNGLQAVMTLSGAVNGDVFAAYLDQVLGPTLRPGDVVVLDNLPAHKVAGLTELVEARGARLLYLPPYSPDFNPIELAFSKLKTWLRTAQARTREALESVIHDATNWITELDAKNWFDHCGYHVH; encoded by the coding sequence TTGGCGGCGAAAAAAAAGAGCGTCCATGCCGCCGAACGCGACACGCAACGGGTGAAGGAGCTGCGCCGAGCTTTTGTAGAGGCGCTGCAAGCCGAGGATTTTACCTGTTTTAAGTTCGTGGACGAGACCAGCACTAACCTGACGTATTGCCGCCGCTACGCCCGGGCCGAAGGCGGGCAGCGCGCCCGCCAGGCCACGCCCCTGCACGGCGGGCCCAACGTGACGCTGGTGGCGGCGCTGACGCCGAACGGGTTGCAAGCGGTCATGACCCTGAGCGGGGCCGTCAACGGGGACGTGTTTGCCGCCTACCTCGACCAGGTGCTCGGCCCCACGTTGCGGCCCGGCGACGTGGTCGTGCTCGACAACCTGCCGGCCCACAAAGTGGCCGGGCTGACCGAGCTCGTCGAAGCCCGCGGGGCCCGCCTGCTGTATTTGCCGCCCTACTCGCCCGATTTCAATCCCATCGAACTCGCCTTCAGCAAGCTCAAAACCTGGCTGCGCACCGCCCAGGCCCGCACCCGCGAGGCCCTGGAAAGCGTCATTCACGACGCCACCAATTGGATAACTGAGCTCGACGCGAAAAACTGGTTTGACCACTGTGGTTATCATGTACACTAA
- the meaB gene encoding methylmalonyl Co-A mutase-associated GTPase MeaB: MPAPTLSLADYAQGLLAGQRGALARAITLVESTLPAHQLLAQQVLQAVLPHTGGALRLGITGVPGVGKSTFIEALGLYLVEKLGKKLAVLAVDPSSPRGGGSILGDKTRMPQLAAHPRAFIRPSPASGSLGGVARATREALLLCEAAGYDVIFVETVGVGQSEVAVHGMVDFFLLLLLAGAGDELQGVKRGIMEMADALLITKADHGNEQAARRAARDYEGALHLFPPAASGWAVPVRTCSALSGEGLPEAWEVITQYAAQTQASGYWQQRRAQQQLQWLEEAVRQALEAQFYGRAAVQSTLPDVRSAVASGQLTPWAAAGQLLQNN; the protein is encoded by the coding sequence GTGCCTGCTCCTACTCTTTCCCTTGCCGACTATGCCCAGGGCCTGCTGGCCGGGCAGCGCGGCGCCCTGGCTCGCGCCATCACCTTAGTAGAAAGCACCTTACCTGCTCACCAGCTGCTGGCTCAGCAGGTGCTGCAGGCGGTGCTGCCGCACACGGGCGGGGCCCTGCGGCTGGGCATTACCGGCGTGCCAGGGGTGGGCAAAAGCACCTTTATCGAAGCGCTGGGGCTGTATCTGGTCGAAAAGCTGGGTAAGAAGCTGGCCGTACTGGCCGTTGACCCCAGCTCGCCGCGCGGGGGCGGCAGCATCCTGGGCGACAAGACCCGGATGCCGCAGCTGGCGGCGCACCCGCGGGCATTTATCCGGCCCTCGCCGGCCAGCGGCAGCCTCGGCGGTGTGGCCCGCGCTACCCGCGAGGCGCTGCTGCTGTGCGAGGCAGCCGGCTACGACGTCATTTTTGTCGAAACCGTGGGCGTGGGCCAGAGTGAGGTAGCCGTGCATGGCATGGTCGATTTCTTTTTGCTGCTACTGCTGGCCGGGGCCGGCGACGAGCTGCAGGGCGTAAAGCGCGGCATCATGGAAATGGCCGACGCGCTGCTCATTACCAAGGCCGACCACGGCAATGAGCAGGCCGCCCGCCGCGCCGCCCGCGACTACGAGGGCGCGCTGCACCTGTTTCCGCCTGCCGCCTCGGGCTGGGCCGTGCCCGTGCGCACCTGCTCGGCTCTCAGCGGCGAGGGCCTGCCCGAAGCCTGGGAAGTGATAACCCAGTACGCGGCCCAGACCCAGGCCAGCGGCTACTGGCAGCAGCGCCGCGCCCAGCAGCAGCTGCAGTGGCTGGAAGAAGCGGTGCGCCAAGCCCTGGAGGCGCAGTTTTACGGACGGGCAGCCGTGCAGAGCACACTGCCTGACGTGCGCTCTGCGGTGGCTAGCGGGCAGCTTACGCCGTGGGCCGCGGCGGGGCAACTGCTCCAAAACAACTAG
- a CDS encoding DUF5723 family protein — protein MKHFSSLLATLGLLSTLPALAQNELSNFSATGRGGVANTFALDYQSLGINPANLGRQGNSLLAFTIGEVGVGAGSQSLTNAQFKKLILHSGDALTATERTALVANLNSNNALNINADATAFGLAVALPAGLGGLAVSVHQRLSGHVALNQNSADLIVNGRNAAIVQQYYAADGTAKSTPPLLSAALDGTQMQLALTNEFNIGYGLEVFDVPGVIKVTAGAGYRYIQGVGIADVRITGGSLSAYSSLSPVFNINYGSLASSPNFNYQSGAGLQPVGHGNGFDLGLATEIGKVVRLGASITDIGSMSWTGNVVTATDQNLAYPQYSGTATYDVVKSIINQFGDSGKTLFTYQAAQEHKASLPTKLRLGGGVRISELFEAGLDVTVPLNQVAGNLPAPFIGAGLDFKPVRWVRLSTGVSGGAGYNLNVPFGVTLVTPVWEAGISTRSVMGYFSDSNPYASLALGFLRFKIGKK, from the coding sequence ATGAAACACTTTTCCTCGCTGCTTGCCACCCTCGGGCTACTGAGCACCTTGCCGGCGCTGGCTCAAAACGAGCTAAGTAACTTCTCGGCCACGGGCCGGGGTGGCGTGGCCAACACGTTTGCCCTCGACTATCAGTCGCTGGGTATCAACCCGGCCAACCTGGGCCGCCAGGGCAACAGCCTGCTTGCCTTTACTATCGGGGAGGTAGGAGTGGGGGCCGGGTCGCAGTCGCTCACCAACGCGCAATTCAAGAAGCTGATTCTACACTCCGGCGATGCGCTTACGGCCACCGAGCGCACGGCGCTGGTTGCCAACCTCAACAGTAATAACGCGCTGAACATCAACGCCGACGCTACCGCTTTTGGGCTCGCCGTAGCGCTGCCGGCGGGCCTGGGCGGCCTGGCCGTATCGGTGCATCAGCGGCTGAGCGGCCACGTGGCGCTCAACCAAAACAGCGCCGACCTTATTGTAAATGGCCGCAACGCGGCCATTGTGCAGCAATATTATGCCGCCGACGGCACGGCCAAAAGCACGCCGCCGCTGCTTTCAGCGGCCCTCGATGGCACCCAGATGCAGCTGGCGCTTACCAACGAGTTCAACATTGGCTACGGGCTCGAAGTGTTTGATGTGCCGGGCGTTATCAAGGTCACGGCCGGGGCGGGTTACCGCTACATTCAAGGCGTGGGCATTGCCGATGTGCGCATTACGGGAGGCAGCCTGTCGGCCTATTCGTCGCTTTCGCCGGTATTCAATATTAATTACGGCAGCCTGGCCAGCAGCCCGAACTTTAACTATCAGTCTGGCGCTGGTTTGCAGCCGGTGGGTCATGGCAATGGCTTCGACCTGGGCTTGGCCACTGAGATAGGCAAGGTTGTGCGGCTGGGCGCCTCCATTACCGATATTGGCTCGATGAGCTGGACCGGCAACGTGGTAACGGCTACTGACCAGAACCTGGCTTACCCACAATATAGCGGCACGGCTACGTACGACGTAGTAAAGAGCATCATCAACCAGTTTGGCGATTCCGGAAAAACGCTTTTTACCTACCAGGCAGCCCAGGAGCACAAAGCCAGCCTGCCCACCAAGTTGCGGCTGGGCGGCGGTGTTCGCATCTCCGAGCTGTTTGAGGCCGGCCTCGACGTAACGGTACCTCTCAACCAGGTGGCTGGCAACCTGCCGGCTCCCTTCATCGGGGCCGGCCTCGATTTCAAGCCCGTTCGCTGGGTGCGCCTGAGCACCGGCGTAAGCGGCGGCGCGGGCTATAACCTGAATGTGCCGTTTGGCGTCACCCTCGTGACGCCGGTGTGGGAGGCGGGTATCAGCACGCGCAGCGTAATGGGCTATTTCTCCGATAGCAACCCGTACGCCTCCCTGGCCCTTGGCTTCCTGCGTTTTAAAATTGGTAAAAAATAA
- a CDS encoding FKBP-type peptidyl-prolyl cis-trans isomerase encodes MSRLFILAFLALAGLLTTACKKDAAPADYSAADNATIQKYIADKAIPNAQHLASGLYFVPVVTNPTAAKVTVGQTVSVLYTGTLLDGTVFDASSQNGNLPVTFVVGSGQVIAGFDEGISLMRIGEKATLLIPSGLAYGSAGRSPNIPPNSIVRFDVEVVDYAPIDDALITKYIADNKITNAQKQPSGLYFVPTTTNPSGTPATAGKTASVLYTGMLLNGTVFDASSQHGNTPITFVIGKGQVIPGFDEGISLMHKGEKATLLIPSGLAYGPNGAGTSVPSNTVLRFDVELVDVN; translated from the coding sequence GTGTCCCGTTTATTCATCCTGGCCTTTCTGGCACTGGCCGGCCTGCTCACTACCGCCTGCAAAAAGGATGCTGCCCCGGCCGATTACTCGGCCGCCGATAATGCCACCATTCAGAAGTACATAGCCGACAAGGCTATACCTAATGCCCAGCACCTGGCATCGGGCCTGTACTTTGTACCAGTAGTCACAAACCCCACCGCCGCCAAGGTGACGGTGGGCCAGACCGTATCGGTGCTCTATACCGGCACCCTGCTCGATGGCACCGTCTTCGATGCGTCTTCCCAGAATGGCAATCTGCCCGTTACGTTCGTAGTGGGCAGCGGCCAGGTCATTGCGGGCTTCGATGAGGGCATTTCGCTGATGCGCATCGGCGAGAAAGCCACGCTGCTCATCCCCTCGGGCCTGGCCTACGGCTCGGCCGGGCGCTCTCCCAATATTCCGCCAAACTCCATTGTGCGCTTCGATGTGGAAGTAGTCGACTATGCCCCTATCGACGACGCACTCATCACGAAGTATATCGCCGATAATAAGATTACCAACGCGCAGAAACAGCCTTCGGGCCTGTATTTTGTGCCCACTACTACCAACCCCAGCGGCACCCCGGCCACCGCGGGCAAAACGGCCTCGGTGCTCTACACGGGCATGCTGCTGAACGGCACCGTGTTTGATGCCTCCTCGCAGCACGGCAACACGCCCATCACGTTTGTAATTGGTAAGGGGCAGGTAATACCGGGCTTCGACGAAGGTATCTCCCTGATGCACAAGGGTGAAAAAGCTACGCTGCTTATTCCCTCGGGCCTGGCCTATGGCCCCAACGGCGCGGGTACCAGCGTACCGTCCAATACAGTGCTACGCTTCGACGTGGAGCTGGTTGATGTGAACTAA
- a CDS encoding YncE family protein: protein MHRLLFLLPAFLFFIQAAHAQRPADLWYFGRQAGLSFASGTPTPLLDGAMTTYEGCATATTRRGELLFYTDGQTVWNRQHQPMPSGRHLMGSGSSTQSALIVPDPGSGNIFYIFTVAPQGAPDGLRYSVVDMTRDNGLGDVPRANLLLVTPVAEKLTAVRHPNGRDVWVLAHRWNSNAFVAYLVTADGVAGKPVMSNVGSLNAGPGRNAIGALKFSPDGTRLAAAIWRESNRFEVYDFDRSTGKVSNARSFGPYAEAYGVEFSPDGSKLYGTCNGNTASKNPTVSETQIIQIDLKTKAVVPVGHSSNHKIGALQRGPDGKIYVAREDNSFLGVIASPNVSGPACGYVDDGLKLGGRRSKLGLPGFVVEP, encoded by the coding sequence ATGCATCGGCTACTTTTTCTCTTACCGGCTTTTCTGTTTTTCATTCAGGCTGCGCACGCCCAGAGGCCTGCCGACCTTTGGTACTTTGGCCGCCAGGCCGGCTTGAGCTTTGCCAGCGGCACCCCTACCCCGCTGCTCGATGGCGCCATGACCACCTACGAGGGCTGCGCTACCGCCACTACCAGGCGCGGCGAGCTGCTTTTTTACACGGATGGCCAGACGGTGTGGAACCGCCAGCACCAGCCTATGCCGAGCGGCCGCCACCTCATGGGGTCGGGCAGCAGCACGCAGTCGGCCCTTATTGTACCGGACCCCGGCTCGGGCAATATTTTCTACATCTTTACCGTGGCCCCGCAGGGAGCCCCCGATGGCCTGCGCTACTCGGTAGTAGACATGACCCGCGACAACGGCCTCGGCGATGTGCCCCGCGCCAACCTGCTGCTCGTGACTCCGGTAGCCGAGAAGCTCACGGCCGTGCGCCACCCCAACGGCCGCGACGTGTGGGTACTGGCTCACCGCTGGAACTCCAATGCCTTCGTGGCCTACCTAGTGACGGCCGATGGCGTAGCCGGGAAGCCCGTGATGAGCAACGTGGGCAGCCTGAATGCCGGCCCCGGCCGCAACGCCATCGGGGCGCTCAAGTTTTCGCCCGATGGTACCAGGCTGGCCGCCGCCATCTGGCGCGAGAGCAACCGGTTTGAGGTGTACGACTTTGACCGCAGCACCGGCAAGGTGAGCAATGCGCGCAGCTTCGGGCCCTATGCCGAGGCTTATGGGGTCGAGTTTTCGCCCGACGGCAGCAAGCTCTACGGCACCTGCAACGGCAATACCGCGAGCAAAAATCCTACCGTGAGCGAAACCCAAATAATCCAGATAGACCTCAAAACCAAGGCAGTGGTACCGGTAGGCCATTCCTCCAACCATAAAATCGGGGCGTTGCAGCGGGGGCCCGACGGCAAAATCTACGTGGCCCGCGAAGACAACTCCTTTCTCGGCGTTATTGCCAGCCCCAATGTGAGCGGCCCGGCCTGTGGCTACGTCGACGACGGCCTCAAGCTGGGTGGGCGGCGCAGCAAGCTCGGGCTGCCTGGCTTCGTGGTAGAGCCCTAG
- a CDS encoding L,D-transpeptidase family protein, producing MRTTCFFLLAGLLFRPAAAQSTAAAPDFWTQQLAHARVQVAYARCWPELVNQLHAQHLDPTKLELFFRLIKTRRALEVWGRNQGDAAFQLVRDYPLAAISGTLGPKRRAGDGQVPEGFYHIDRFNPQSAYHLSLGLDYPSADDVLAAGLGDPGGDIFIHGSDVTVGCLPITDAGIEEVYLLAVAARAAGQASIEVHIFPFPLLESELSKYPDSPHLPFWRSLAPGYAHFEANHSIRVAGR from the coding sequence TTGCGAACTACCTGCTTTTTTCTGTTGGCTGGCCTGCTGTTCAGGCCGGCGGCGGCTCAATCGACAGCGGCAGCCCCCGATTTCTGGACGCAACAGCTGGCCCACGCACGGGTGCAGGTTGCCTATGCGCGCTGCTGGCCGGAACTGGTGAATCAGCTGCACGCCCAGCACCTCGACCCGACCAAGCTCGAGCTGTTTTTTCGTCTCATCAAAACCAGGCGCGCCCTGGAGGTATGGGGTCGCAACCAGGGCGACGCTGCCTTTCAGCTGGTGCGCGACTACCCGCTAGCCGCTATTTCGGGCACGCTAGGCCCGAAGCGCCGGGCCGGCGACGGACAGGTACCCGAAGGCTTTTACCACATCGACCGCTTCAACCCGCAGAGTGCCTACCACCTCTCACTCGGCCTCGACTACCCCAGTGCCGACGACGTACTGGCGGCGGGCCTGGGCGACCCTGGTGGCGATATCTTCATCCACGGCTCGGACGTAACGGTGGGCTGCCTGCCTATTACGGATGCCGGCATCGAAGAAGTGTACTTGCTGGCTGTAGCCGCCCGGGCAGCGGGGCAAGCCAGCATTGAGGTACATATCTTCCCGTTTCCGCTGCTCGAAAGCGAGTTGAGCAAGTATCCCGATAGCCCACACCTCCCTTTTTGGCGTAGCCTGGCGCCGGGCTACGCGCACTTTGAGGCCAATCACTCCATCCGCGTGGCCGGACGCTAG